The Callospermophilus lateralis isolate mCalLat2 chromosome 18, mCalLat2.hap1, whole genome shotgun sequence nucleotide sequence GGGATATACCCCTCTCGCATGCCTCCACCTATTCCAGGCTGGCCCCTGTGCCCAACCTTAGATCCCCTGCCTTTGCGCCCACAGACATGGCAGAACTTGCAGCGGCGGCAGCACCAGCTATCATGATGCTGAGGCAGGGGCCGTTCAGCCTCTTCCAGGCAGAATGGGTGGAAAGGGTCACAACAGACTTGGCAAAACACCAACTGGAGGTGGGGTGAGAAAGAGCAAATGATGGGCACAGTGTGAGGTTAGAAGGCCAGGAGATGAGATGGCCCCAATAATCAGGAAGGGCCAATGAAGACTTGGGGGGGGTCTGTGAAAAGAGGGAGAACACCAACCTCATGTAGGCCTTTGCTGGCACACAGCAAGCACACCATTGGGGGCCCCCCTGGGACAGAAGTGAGCACGCTCAGGCCACCCATCAGCCACACGTTCTCTAGGTCACAATCCTCCTGGGGGAAGAGGGGACACAGGATTGCAGAATAGCCAGGAACCTAGGTCAGATCCATCCTTTAAGCCCTGGCTACTCTGACACAAGCAAAAAGCTTCTTCCAACTACAAACCCTACAACCAGCCCCCCTCGCTGACATACCTTAAAATCCACACGGACCCGGTGCACACCATCTGGGGACTTCTGTTTTCCCGTCCAGCCATTGGGAAAAGAAGCAAAGTGGCTAGGGCCCAAAGCATCCTAAAGAGGGATAAAGAACTGGTCAGAGGCTGCCCATCTCACCCTCTCTGCAGACTCCCCTCCTCAATGCCCTTCCCCTAGCCTGCCAAACCCTGACCTTTGCCCAGACTCCACTCTGCTTTCCATATAGGCAAGGCCTGACTCATCCCTTAAGGCCTGTCCTCTGGTGTGGACACACCACAGTACTCCGGTGTGCCCGTCACCCTGACTTGCCAGGTAGCTCCTGGAGGGCAGGAGCCATGCCTCACACAGGGCTCGGGGTTCTCGAAGCGGGCCGTGCTGACCTTGTCCAGGCGCCTTCGAGCCTTGAGCTGCAACACAGGCTGCAGGGTGGGTTTGCGGGGCCGGCTCTGCTCCTCAGGTTCTGGTGCTGGCAGCTCTAGGCAGGACACGGGAGCAGTGAGACTTCCCCATCTATACCCCATGATCGTCTTCTACAACCCCAATGTTACCTAGATTACCAAGGCCTTCTTTAACTAAGACCCACAAGGATGACCCTGAGGCCCTGCTCAGTAAGTTCAGTGAGATCCTCACATACCACTTCTGTATATTCTCCTAAAACTACCTCCTCCTCTGTTCTCAGCCACCCTCTCAAGCAGACTGATAAGAGCCCTGGTGCTGAATGCCTTGCCGCTTGCACGTAGCCCAGAaatggagcacttgcctaccatacgCTAAGCCCTTAGTTCCATCCCCAAcatggccaaaaaaaaaagagaaaaagaaacaaccGATTGCTTGATGGAGAAAACATAAAGTAGTCCATACCATTTTCTCTGGGGGTCCGACGCCGAGGAGCAGGAGGACCCCCGGGCTCTGAGTCATCCGAGTCCTCGAAGATATCATAGGAAGGTCGCTGTTTGACGCAGCGCCGGGCTGACTTGCGCTGCAGTAGGAGGGAGTCCTGCTCCTCGGGTCCTGGGGGGGCCACCACCTCCTCCCGGGGCCCCCCAGTTCCCGCCCCCCGACGTGGGCCTGGAGGACCCGGGGAGGCCTCAGGAGATTCATCCGAATCCCAGGGCAACAGCGTCTTCACTATCGTCCGGCCTGTGGGAACAGGGGACTTAGTAGGATTTGAGCTTAGCTGGGGACATGGGACAATGAGATagaaaaaagacaagaaagaagTGGGGCAGACAGAATGAATATAGGAGGAGTTATGATACATTTGATGGGGAAGAAGACAGACAAAGGCAGAGAACTGCAAAGATAACGAGGAAGAGCAAATAAAACGTGGCTTCCTCCACACCACAAATCTACATAAGGTTTCGTGAAAAAAAATGCTCCTCAAACCTGGTTACCTTTTTTGGCCAGCCGTTCCATCTTACGAGCCTCTATCTTGTCACACTTTCGGTATCTGGGGAGGGGAGCAGCACGTCACCAGGGTAGGGGACTGGTGGTCTGGGGGAAGAGAGGAAGCTCTCCACAAGGATGCCAATCCCACTGCTCTGGCTGGGCAGAAAAGGGGCTGGGGTAGGAGGTCTGGATCACGAACAACCCCAGGTGGGAACAAGGCCACCCCCAGCTACTCACACACAGCACTGCTTCTTGGTGTTGGGGCCCCCAAATTTGGGCTTATCCAGGCAGTTGACACAGGACCCACAGTCCTGCACACGCAGGCAGCCCCGACAGTGTCCACACCGGGCCATCCGCATCTTCTTGCCGTGGTGGGAGGGCAGTGAGCGCCGGGGTGTGTGGGTCAGGGTCCCTCCAGACCCTGTAGGCTCCAAGTCTCCCCCAGGTCCAGCTGATTCCACTTTCCCCCGCCGGGACCGGGATGGGACACTCTCAGTCTCAGATGCTGATGACGTATCTATTGCAAAAGGTAGAGTGGAAATGGAGCCACAAAGCCACCAGGCATCCTGCCTCATTTTCCTGTTCTCCCTCAAGTTCCATTCAGCTGGCCCTCTGGCCTCTACTTTCCCATGCTGATAGGTTCTAGATGCTCCCGAGTCAACCTGCTTTGTCAAAGATCCAGCATTTCAGTTCATTGGCCATCTAACTCCAAGCCCCCCAACTAGGCTCCCTCTCTTCTAGCTTCCTGGTATGCTTGATCATACACAAACCTGAGGTGGCTGTCAAGAACTCACCCCCCAAATTAACCCCCCTACCCTCTGTGGCGAGATCTTGCCGGTCCCGGAGAGGGAGGGCACTGAGGCGGGGAACATCTTCAGGTACCATGGCCCGGGCCTGACCAAGGGCTACAGCAGCATGACGGCACACGTGTTTGATACGGGGGCCTTGCACAGGTGACTCAGGGCCCTGGGAGAGGAGCAACCAGAAATAAGTGTGGGCAATGGTTCCCTGTGTTCCGTAACTAGCCTACTTCTGAGAACCCTCCTCCAACTGCGTACCGAGGCGCGCTCTCTCTTGACTTCCACGGACTCATCTTCAGACCTGACACAGCCTCTGTCTGGGGTCTGCTTGACAGTCCCCATAGCCTCTTCCATTTGCCCTCCAGGGCTCAGCTGGTAGGGGAATAAACAGGGTCAGGATCTGGGAAGTAAAGACAGATGGGGACAGGGGAATAGCCATAGGGAAGGAATAGGATCGAGGACAAAACAGGACACTAGAGGATAAGGGAAGAACTGGTTCTGAAGGCTGCTGACAGTGCTGAATAGTGTCTAAGGAGGCAGctggatgaactagggaaaagggCCTGGCCACAGCACCTTGCTCACCGGCATGGCCGCTGCCACCTTCTGCTGCTGCTGTTGGTCAATCTTGAAGAGCTGTACCTTGGCTCTCTTGAGAAGGCTGAACATTTTCTCCTCCACCCCAGACAGTGGTAGGGAACTCAGGCTGGTCATGCGGGCCTTTTCCAGTGGTGGTGTATGCTGTGGTGATGGCTGCGGCTGCACTTGTGGCTGCTGGGGTGGTAGTGCCTGGGGcagtagctgggtctgcatggccTGCAGGGGCTGTTGTAGCTGAGCCTGAGGCTGAGGCTGCTGCCCATTGCTTAGAGGTGGAGCCCCACTGGGGGGCACCTCAGCCTTAACAGGAGTGGTGACCACAGGGGCAAATCGAGGCAGGCTGAGGTGGTTGGTTCGGCCCACTGCCCGTGGCTCAGGCTCAGCTGGAGAATCATCGGCAGGAGGTGGCTCTGGCTCAGGGGCTTCAGGAGCCCCAAGAGGAGTAGTAAGCACCGATTCATAGATCTTCAGGTGGGCTTCGCTGGGGGTAAACTGTGGGGCCCGAAGAAGTAGGGGCCTCCGGGAAGGTGTGGCAGGGGCAGGTGGTGGAGATGGGGCTGGTGGAGGGGCGGGGGGAGGAGGAGGCGGCTCCCGGGTTAGTGAGGTCCATCGAAATGTGGGTTCCCTTAAGATGGACCGCCTCTTCTCAGGGAGTGGGACTGGGGTAGATGGGGGAGTTGGAGCACGTGGTGGAGAGGGAGCTGGTGCTGGTTCCTGGGGAACAGGTGGGGAGGTGGCGATGGGAGGTCGTAAAATAGGTGAAACCTCCACCTTTGGGGGCTTGGGAGGGTCTTCATCCATAAATCGTCGGGGTGTCTTGATGACACGGGAGGAGCGGGCACTCACCACAGGCATAATAAACTGCCGGATATTCTTCAGGAAGGTGGTACTTTTGGGGGCCACTGTGGGACTGTCTTCTGAAGGGCCTCCCATGGTGGTAGTGGGGTTTGGAGTGGGAGGAGAAGTACCCTCTGGTCCTGCCCGAGCAGCTTCCCGCTCTGCTCGTTGGCTGGGAGTCAGGGGAGGCCGGCCCCTCTTCCTGGAGCATGTAGCTGGGACTGCAGGAGGTGGGGACTCTTCTCGCTCCTCTGGGACCAGAGGTGGTGGAGGGGTTGGTGGTGGAGGGGGAGACACTGGGACCGGGGTTGGTGGAGGGCAAGGTTGAGGGGGAGGAGATGTTGACGGGggtgggagaggaggagggggtgGAGGGGCTGGAGGAGTTAAAGGTGGTGATGGTGGTTttgcctcctccttttcctcagcTAGCATCACCTCTTCCTCAGCCTCAgctttctcttccttctcctcttcctcctcatccttttcttcttctttcttcttctctccttcctcctctaGCTTCTGCTCCTGCTTTTTGCAACAAGGGCCCCCTCCTTGTCCAGATTCAACTCTTCTTTGGGGATCATCCTGCCAACTTTCCCCATGTCGACCTTGACCCTGACCTGATTCAAGTCCCAAGGACAACTGTCCCATCTTCACTTTTTTGGCCTTTGAAACAAACTTGATCACGAGGGGGAGCCCACCTCGGCCTCTGCCCCTGCCTCCACGGCCTCCTCTCCCAGACTGTCCTCCACGTTTGGGGGTCCCAGGTCCTGGGCCAGGCCCCTCCTTGCACTTCCAACTGCCAGTTCGGTGTTTTACTGGAACCACAGGAGGTGGGGGTTCAGGTTTAGGGATTGTCACAGCCGCTTCTGCTACCACTACTGCTTGCTGCTTCTTCCGGCAGGGGCCTGCTGGCCTTCCTGGGGGCCGTCCCCGAGACCGACGTGGGGTGGAGGGCTCACATGCCCGGCTTCGGGGGGCTGGGGGTGCCTGGGCCCGCCGGAGAAGTTCAGTCAGTGCCTGTACCATCCGTTCTGTGCCCTCCTCACCCCGTTTCCGGGCAGGGGTCTTTGGGGGGGTAGGTGTCACATCTGATAggcgaggaggaggaagaagggtcGTCTTATGTTTGCGGCCCCGACCTCGGGGGGCTCGACCTAAAAGGAGAATAGGTGTGGGGAGATAGGTCAAACTGGCCCTGCAGACTGAGGAAGGTACTCCAGAAGGGCAGAAACTAAGTCCTACTTATCAGTTTCCCCCACAGCCCAGTCTATCTTGGACTCTGAACACAGGACATACTCAGTAACTGACGGAGACTAGCAGAACAGGGAAGAACTGACACAAAGGGCAAGAATAACATTTTTGTAAAGCTACAGAGGTAGAGTTTCCCCCATCACTCACCTCGCTGGGATCGGAGCGCAGAGCGCAGGGAACTGGGGGCCACATCTTCATCTGAATGAAAACCCTGAAACTCCTGATTTAGGGGACCGGGTGGAGGGGAGAAACAGCAGTCAGTGCCAAAGCCCTGGTTCCACCTGGGACTCAAGGTATGGAGAAACATCCCCAGCTTACCCCTTAATGTACCTCTgcctatttataaaataaatggacAAGAAGGTCTTTCCCTACAAATGGAGGCACAAGGTGTTTCTAAACTCCCCTCCCCAGTGCCAGGCCAGACAAGCACAGCCACCAGGGGTTCCTGGCCCAGAAGAAAACACAACAGTGTCACCTCAGGTTAGGCAAGTAAGCCCTACACCAATGGCCATCTTCAACTCAAAACAAATTGGAACCTCCATTTACACCCTTTCAGGCCACTTTCTTCCTGAAGATGGGAGTAGGGACACCCAAGGAGGGGAAGGAGCAAGCATCAAATGGTTTATCATATCAGGCTCCACTGAGTCCTCAGGTGATTAATAGGGGTCCCAGCAATACAGTCGACACTCTCTTGCTTTTTCTGAAAGGTTAGGGGAATAAATCCTGAGCTGAACTCAGACCAGGCAGAGTGCCCAGTCTCAGCCTCCCTTTCATTCTTCTTCAAACCCTGTCCCAAGAAGCCCTCCACCACTCTACCTTAAGATCAGCAGAAGAACTGGAGCACTGGTGAAACTAGGGATGTGTCAGAGATTGAGGTCCTGGGGGAAAGCCTACAGCTAAGAGCTCTGACTGCTCTAGTCTCTAGTCCACTAAAGCcatgctgctgctgttgctgccgTCGCTGCTGTCAACCACCACTGATTAGGCGTGCAGTCCTCATGGCCTTCTCGCCCACACTTCTACTCCCCTAGTCTTGCTACCAAGAAGGATCAGCCCAACACACTTTGGCAAGACCTGTCTGGGGCCCAAGAGGCTAGCTGCAGACAGGGCTTCTCTATCCACTTTCAGAGGCCCTATCCACCCAAAGCTCTCTGCAGACTACCTCCTTCCATGCTTGTTCCCAGAAGCCTTTCCTCcacagaagctctgaggatcccaCTTGCCCACGCCACCCCAAGGGGGCACCCAGGTCCTGTAAGCCCCCCGGCCTCCGCCCCACCCGGCGCGGGGGACGCCTCCGACTACCTCACCTCATCGTCGGAATCCCCGTCACTGCTCTCCTCCTCTGGCACGCAGCCTCGGCCCGGCCCCGGGCCCCAGCCTCGGCCCCGGCCCCGGCCCCGGCCCCGCTGAACGCGCGGGCCGGCCCACAGGCGGCGGAGCCGGCGCAGGCCCCGGCGGAACCCCAGCAAACGGAGCAGGGCCGTATCTTCCCCAAGCTCGGCTCCGCCCGGCCCCGCCGCGCCGCCGCCGCGCCGCAGAGCTACCCGCACTCTTTCGGCCCCGCTGCCCCGTCCGCCGCGGCCCCCGCCCCCGCCGGAGCCCCGCGGCCGGCCCGGGAAGCGGCCCCGCGCGGAGCCAGGCCCCGGGCAACTGCCgccgcccgccgccgccgccatctTGGCACCGTGAGAGGGGCCGGGGAGGCGGGGGGAGGGGCGGCCCGTGCGCAGGGTCGGGGGGAGGGGAGCGGAGGAGGGGCGAAGCGGGGCGGCTGCGGCTCACGACAACAACCAGCGCCGCCGCGGGGCTGGCGGGAGCCGGGGGCTGGGCCGGCCACGCGCAGGGCACCACGGGAGCGGGAGTCCGGGGCCGGGCGGCCGTCACCCTCAGACCGCACCTGAAGAGAGCACAGACCCTGCGTCCGGGCCGTAGAGGGGCGAGGCGCAGGGGCCTCCGGGAAATGTAGTCCAAACGCCTTGCTCCTTCCGCCGGCGGCTCGGACGCGAGAGCTGAGAATACGGGGTTCCCGACTGGGACCCGGAAAACCAGTTCCCCGTCTCCGGGAGGTGTGGTCCGCGCCCCAGACTCCTCCCATTGTTCTTGTCGGAGCCAGCGGTCCGAATGGACTACCACTCCCAGGGTGCCGCGGGCTTCAGATCCTGGGAACCCGGCAGACGCTGGCAAATGAAGTTAGCCAGTACGGGAGGCGTGGGCTGGGGAAGGGGCGGCAGCAGAGGATTAGTTTCAGGTCTAGGAGCGACTCGGGAGCCGTTCCGTCGCGTGTTGAGGCACGATGGTTGTGCGCTCAGGGAGAGGAGACGAGTAACCGAAAGCAGAGCCGGAGCATGCGCTTCTTTCCAGTTCTGGGCCGGGCGCGCCCAGATCAGTCAGCGCACCATGCATTGCTGTGGATGGAGCCAGTGCCTCCGATCTCACAGTTCACCCCGACCCCTGCAAGACGTGACGTGAAGTTTGCCGGGATGCCGAGCCCTCATGGCCAATGGCCTCTGTGGGAGGCCCAGGAACCCGGAGAGATGGGGAAAGTGTCGGTCCCGCTGGTTAGCACAGCCACCAGGGGGCGCTACAAGACAAGGGGCTAACTGGGGAGGGCGGGGCGGGGGGCCGAAACACGGACTAAAGCCTGCGCTCGGCTTTCCTGTCCAGACCAGAGAGCACAGGAAACTCTTTTATTATGGTGATAAAATCAACAGTTCCCATACAGTTAGTCCTCACTCGTGCGAATTTCAGCCCACAGGAGCTCGCTGACCCAGGCTTCTGTAACCCGCGGTCATCCGGGAGAGGGCTCTCGGCGCCTGTCCTGCGGCGCTTCTGAAGTCAAATTTGCTAAATCTAATTGGATTCGTCTGAGGCCAAAGGACCTACCAACACACCGTCAGGTGGTGGTGGAGGGCGCACTACCAGGAGAGGTGGAGGCCTGGGACGGcctcgaggaggaggaggaagagtagAGGAAGGTGGAGCGTATGGTCCATCCGGGCGGGAGCTGGCTGGGCGAGTGGCCGCGCATGTGCGCCTGCATGGAGGCCAGGCTAGGGCAGCCGGCCCCGCACAGAGGGCAGCGGTAGGGAGCAGCCCCGTGTGTCCGCAGGTGCTTGGTCATGGCAGAGAAGTCCCGGGAGCGCTGAGGACAGAGGCTACAGGAGAAGGGTTTCTCTCCTAGGGCAGAGGGAGGGGTAGGCCATTTAAGGAAGGAACAGGGGACGAAGGCTGACCAAGCCTGGGGTACATTGGGCGACGAGACTAGGAAATTGCGCCGGAGCCGGAGAGAGGGACCCAGGAGTGGGTAGACCGCTGGTAGGGAAGGATGCCGACAGCTTCACACTGGGCTGGGCGCCCATACCTGTGTGGACTCTGTAGTGCGTCTCCATCTGATGCTTGAGTGCAAACCTCTTTCCACAGACAGAGCAAGAATAGGGCCGAGACCGAGCAGGAGGCGGGGGAGGGTGTTGGCGAGATGAGCAGCCTGCTGTGCCCTCTTGACCCATACAGGTTGTCCGGGAGCCTGTGTGGACAGAGAAGTCAAAGCGGGGCAGGGCCAGGAATCCCACAGTCTTAACACCTGGGCAAGAAATCAGTAGGTCCAGTGGGGCTGAAGCAAAAATGCCCTCACCCTACTCACCTGTGCGCTCCTGCCCAGAGTCTTCCATCTCCCCAGGGCTGacctgcacagggccctgggggaGGGAACCTAAAGGGAGCAGAGTGAGGTGGGGGTCCCTGCTCAGGTCAGGCCTGGGACCTAGCCCTGGGGGAAGAGACCATGTGTGCAGGACAGTGAGGGGCTTACCTGGGGTAGGGCTGGAGGAAGCCAACTGATTCTGACTCCAGAACCCTTTAGGGCTGTTCAGGGTCAGAGGGATCCTGGGGGACAGGGCAGGGAAGAATTATAGCCATAGAAAGACCTGGGAGCCTGGTCAACACTGGCCCCTTCCCGAACCCTCACGGCTTGGCCCTGGTTGCCCCTGTGGTGGGAATTTCTTGGCCCAACACCAGCTTAGGAAATGTAGAGATAAGAGGTGTGGTACCCCTCATCCATCACTGCTACCTTTCTTACACCACTCCCTCCCAGACTAGAGTCTTCCACTAGGCCCTTCACTCACCTCTGATTCCAAGGCCAGACCTCCTGCCAGGTTCCAGTGCTGGGTGTGCTATGGGAGAAGGGAGTGCCATATCTGGGAGGCCACAGCAAGATGCTCCACAGGCCAGGCTGGTCCTCCCCCAACCAAGGGGCCTCGGCCCACCAAGGCTTGGGGATAATGCTGGTTTGGAGGGAACCTGCTGGGGGAAGGGGACTAGGGAACCACCGAAGACTTTCCTCAGAGCCCCCTGTTCTCTCTGTCACCCTCACGACCACTCCTTGctttctctctgctccctggtagTCAACAGGGATTTGGCTGAGTTTCTTCTCTGATCTCATCTCCCCCTGACCTTCTGGTATTGCTCTTGTCATCTCAGAGTACTCTATTGGTGGTTTGTGCCCGTGC carries:
- the Zbtb32 gene encoding zinc finger and BTB domain-containing protein 32 isoform X2, whose protein sequence is MPLPPTRLFSPYGSDRLVQLAARLRPALCDTMITVGDQEFPAHSLVLAGVSQQLGCRGQWALVEGISPSTFAQLLSFVYGENVELQPGELRPLEEAARALGVQALEEACRRARRDKAEELDEGLKKHQEEPEKPTRDSERGLWGLREMQKPNKFFRIGWREQETLHGHKPPIEYSEMTRAIPEGVVVRVTERTGGSEESLRWFPSPLPPAGSLQTSIIPKPWWAEAPWLGEDQPGLWSILLWPPRYGTPFSHSTPSTGTWQEVWPWNQRIPLTLNSPKGFWSQNQLASSSPTPGSLPQGPVQVSPGEMEDSGQERTGSRTTCMGQEGTAGCSSRQHPPPPPARSRPYSCSVCGKRFALKHQMETHYRVHTGEKPFSCSLCPQRSRDFSAMTKHLRTHGAAPYRCPLCGAGCPSLASMQAHMRGHSPSQLPPGWTIRSTFLYSSSSSSRPSQASTSPGSAPSTTT
- the Zbtb32 gene encoding zinc finger and BTB domain-containing protein 32 isoform X1 — translated: MPLPPTRLFSPYGSDRLVQLAARLRPALCDTMITVGDQEFPAHSLVLAGVSQQLGCRGQWALVEGISPSTFAQLLSFVYGENVELQPGELRPLEEAARALGVQALEEACRRARRDKAEELDEGLKKHQEEPEKPTRDSERGLWGLREMQKPNKFFRIGWREQETLHGHKPPIEYSEMTRAIPEGQGEMRSEKKLSQIPVDYQGAERKQGVVVRVTERTGGSEESLRWFPSPLPPAGSLQTSIIPKPWWAEAPWLGEDQPGLWSILLWPPRYGTPFSHSTPSTGTWQEVWPWNQRIPLTLNSPKGFWSQNQLASSSPTPGSLPQGPVQVSPGEMEDSGQERTGSRTTCMGQEGTAGCSSRQHPPPPPARSRPYSCSVCGKRFALKHQMETHYRVHTGEKPFSCSLCPQRSRDFSAMTKHLRTHGAAPYRCPLCGAGCPSLASMQAHMRGHSPSQLPPGWTIRSTFLYSSSSSSRPSQASTSPGSAPSTTT